The segment AATTAAGTATAACTACAATTTCTGAACGAATATCCCCAGAAGAATTATTTGAAAAAATGGGGCCAATGGGACACTTTGGCTATTTTTCTGGTATCGGCTTAACCATTAAAAAAGATGCACTTTTAAAAACTAATTTATTTAATGAAAATTTAAAAGTAGCTGAAGATACAGAATTATGGTTAAAAATGTCTTTAGTTCTAAAATTATGTCCTGGCATAATTAATACACCAGTTTCGTTAAGAGGTGTGCATGAAAAAAATACTTCTTTTAATGATGAAGACCTTTACAAACAAAATAATTTAATTATGTACCAATCTTTATTAGATTGGATGTTTTATAAAAAAATACCTTTTAAAAGAATAATTTTAATTTGGAAAAAAATTTGGACTCAAAATATAATTAATAAAACAAGTTTTGCAAATAGAATGAAATATTGGATAAAAATAGTATCCAAACATCCAATCTTATTGAAAAGTGTATTTACTTATAAGTATTTTCCTATCTTACGTTTATTAAAGTAAACGAAAAGCCAACCTGATTGAAATGATAGAAAATTTAGTGTCAATTATTATGCCTTCGTTTAATAGATCTGCTATAATAGAGCAGACATTGGATTCAATTTTAGTTCAAAAATATAAAAATTGGGAATGTATTATTGTTGATGATGGTTCTACAGATAACACATTAGCTGTAGTAAAACAATACCAGCTTACAGATAAAAGAATCCAAATAGTTTCTAGACCTGCTAATAAAAAGAAAGGCGCAAATTCTTGCAGAAATTATGGTTTTGAAATCTCTAAAGGTGAATTCATTCAATGGTTTGACAGTGATGACGTTATGCATCCTAACAAATTAGAGGAAAAAATAAATGTACTAACCAACAAAGATTTTGATTTTGTAGTTTGTGAAGGAATTGAATTTGAAAATAAACTTGAAAATACATTTACTATTTGGAATCAAATCGAATCTAAAACACCATTACTTGATCATATTACAGGTAAAGTTAATTTTCATACAAACGGTCCTTTATTTAGAAGAAGTTTTTTAATGAAGAAGAATCTTTTTGATGAAACTTTGCAAAGAAAGCAAGAATGGGAGTTTTATTCTAGACTTTTGATGTTTTCAACAAATTATTATCCTTTAAAAAAAATATTGTATTATTTTCGAATTCACAGTAATAGTATTAATGGAGAGAATTCAAACAAGACTTTAAACTCTAGAATTAGAGCAAATAATTTAGTTTTTATAAATTTAAAAAATAAAAAGGATTTTTTAAAAAACAATGAGTTCTTGAGAAAACATTTTTTTAATAAGTATGTTTATAATTTTAAATTAATGATTTCTAATAAAAATTATGCCTCCTTTTTTTATATTATTAATGGTTTTTTAATAGTAGTAAACACTAAATTATTTGTTGAGATTTTTAAAAACTTTTTTAAGAATCCATTAGTTATAATTAATATTTTTAAAAAATGAGAATTGGAAAAAATCCAACCTTACATCAAACGTTAGATTTAGATAAATACAATCATCAGGTTGTAATTCCAGTCTATATTCCTAATTTTGACGGATATTTTAAAGATGTATTTTCTATTTTAAAAATTTGTTTGAATTCTTTAGAAAAAACCACTTCAAAAAACACATTTATTACCATTGTAAATAATGGAAGTTGCTCAGAAGTTTCATCGTATTTAAACGACATGTTAAGTAAGCATATAATACAAGAGTTAATTCACACAAGCAATATTGGTAAGAATAAAGCTATTATAAAAGGAGTTTCTGGACATAATTTCAAATTAATAACAATTGCAGATAGCGATGTCCTTTTCTTGTCAAATTGGCAAAAAGAAAC is part of the Polaribacter sp. SA4-10 genome and harbors:
- a CDS encoding glycosyltransferase family 2 protein: MISVIIPIYNAEKHLKKAISSALIQKEVREIILIDDGSTDNSRNICLEKEKSNSRIKLYCHQKNKNLGRSASRNLGIKKTTSKYIAFLDADDFYLPNRFKNDLKLFTADETIDGVYNAIGSHFYRESSEIDKRKLSITTISERISPEELFEKMGPMGHFGYFSGIGLTIKKDALLKTNLFNENLKVAEDTELWLKMSLVLKLCPGIINTPVSLRGVHEKNTSFNDEDLYKQNNLIMYQSLLDWMFYKKIPFKRIILIWKKIWTQNIINKTSFANRMKYWIKIVSKHPILLKSVFTYKYFPILRLLK
- a CDS encoding glycosyltransferase family 2 protein — translated: MIENLVSIIMPSFNRSAIIEQTLDSILVQKYKNWECIIVDDGSTDNTLAVVKQYQLTDKRIQIVSRPANKKKGANSCRNYGFEISKGEFIQWFDSDDVMHPNKLEEKINVLTNKDFDFVVCEGIEFENKLENTFTIWNQIESKTPLLDHITGKVNFHTNGPLFRRSFLMKKNLFDETLQRKQEWEFYSRLLMFSTNYYPLKKILYYFRIHSNSINGENSNKTLNSRIRANNLVFINLKNKKDFLKNNEFLRKHFFNKYVYNFKLMISNKNYASFFYIINGFLIVVNTKLFVEIFKNFFKNPLVIINIFKK